ccctgggtaaagactcctagtgcccgtgacacgcctctaatgttggcctaggggcTATACTATCTCAAAAATCgtagcaacaaaaattccatccttgtgccttctactctcgaggtcttctaccttcggagagaaattacactatcggggacaaggagttgttggccataaaagcagcattagaggagtggagatatctgctggagggagctcgtcatccggttactatttttacggatcacaaaaacctgttatttgcagtcagcccaatgtttgaatcctcgtcaagcaagatggtcacttttcttttcccggtttgagctgatcataaccttcaaaccagcttccaagaatcgaaaagcagacgccttatctcgggcgtttgtggcgtcctcagacgctGAAGATTgtcctaatcatcccatattggatcccaaatgtatGACTCTGGCCAATtcctccaccaaggtgctaccatttaggagaacccttgtgcctccatctcttcgtaaaaaaatattatcgtggtatcattcttcaCGCTTTTCTGGACATTTGGGTGAACGCAAAACgttagaagtcctttctcgaagctattGGTGgtcttctatgaggagagatgtcaaagaatttgtggccgcgtgtgaggtgtgttcccagtttaaaaccccccgcagaacaccggcgggattacttcaaccactacccattccttccaagccttggacccatattagtatggactttatcaccgatcttcctcctagtaaaaagtgcaataccatctgggtagtggtggatagattttcgaaaatggcacattttgttccttttgaccggtttaccttcctcgtctacccttgctgaccattttatcaaggagatcttccgaattcatggatgtccatctgagattgtttcggatcgaggagtacagttcgtctccagattctggcgagccctttgcaagaccttgggtatccaatTGTCAcgatcatcctcctaccatcctcaatcaaatggacagaccgagagagtgaaccaagatcttgagactttcataaggatgttctcagccaaccaagacaactgggtagatttacttccatgggctgaattcgcccataacaatatgtatcatgagtcatcttcaaaaagtccattctttgtggtatacggtcaccatctgtctttcccagaatttcctgccctccctcccacccaagttcctgcagtggagagtgtatgtcagaatttcaaaaatatctggtctcaagtTAATTCctgcctgaagaagacatctgccagatacaaatgttttgctgataaaaagaggcgagctattccaccactgaaaattggagaccgcgtatggctttctaccaaaaatattcgcctgaaggttccgtccatgaagttcgctccccgtttcattggtccatacaagatcactcaggtgataaatccggtgtgcttcaaactactattacctaagaaccttcgtatctccaacgccttccatgtgtcattactcaagcctcttatcatcaaccgtttctctgttcctccttcagcacctcggccagtacaagttcatcaagaggaagagtttgaaattactcatattttagatgctaaaatttcgcgaggagttcttcgttttcttgtgcattggaagggctttggtccagaggagcgttcttggatccgcgcagatgatcaactctccagctcttctaaaaagattttattccaagtatccgggcaaactcagctccaagtgttctgtgcccacctttaaaaggggggtactgtcactcaccggaccgtgagtgcctctgcgctggtgcgtggttctctagccttcctgccggcgcctgtcctgagccgcggccgtccgccatcttgatggactgcgcatgtgcagcctccaagaactcttatgacctttgcttttaatccaattggtggatcaggcacttctccctatttaaggcacctgtgctcattacatcgttgactgatcttgagtctcattccctgtgagtctctgaaggtgtctcctgtgtcctgctcgtgtcttcagcttcctgctgattatctgctccgctcatcagcggttctcatacccgctactgactcttgtatcctgtgCGTGTCTTCAgttgtctgttggattacctgctctgctcacctgcggttcccatacccgcttcagccattcagcgctcctgctgtgcctgcatatctttgtggacaagcttctctactcatcagcggtatgcttacttgctattgactttcaactgttaccttgcatatccgcttaggacaagcttctctactcagcagcggtatccatacccgctatagactattagctgatacgctgtatatccgctttgtacaagcctctctactcagcagcagtacataccgccatagactattagctataacgctgcatatctgtctggagcaagttcctctgtgctctcattgtattcatacaattattgactctattcattcctccacttatcctcacctggacaagtcctcacctcctcgcagtggtacaacttgctgtgtgcagaccactgacgcctcctctacctacctgcacctgaacaagtcttcccttcacagcagtggtacaacttgctgaacgcagaccactgactctcccattaccttccttcacctgctcacgtccaccctgctctctgtggttgaaacctgccttccactatagctgtaagtcgctgactcatctaccagtatagctgcaagtcactgactatcatcaattccattggcatcctctctccatcggctgttatatacgttccactattcaccctgctgccagagaaccgctgtgcaaactccgcccctccggtaagcatagtcaactggtgaatactgggcagaactcctagtgcccgtgacacagtatttaacttatgtgcaaaataataaactaatttgcaccccttaaattgtagcatggtttgtcccagagaacatttactccttcatgactcaggcctGTAGTGTGTAGGTAATATAGACAGGACTTGAACTGTATTTCCTGTAAGGCCTTTTGGGGAATGCAGACCTTCTAAATCAGGAGTGTATTTACTTGTGTTCTGTTATTCGTGCTGTGCTATCTACATTGGTGTTAACCTATTATTGGCAGGAGGTAGAGGAATGGGAAAGAGCTTTGCATCCCACAAGGAAAATGTTACACAATAAGTGTCTTTGTCCACCAGTAGTCATCAGAGAAAAATCTTTTGCCCCCAAGTACTTAAAAATCCTACTTCTGagcacatttaaataaaaacatgtttatatCCTAAAATGTTTGTAATGCTGTTTTAGTTTTAATGTAAGTTACTGGCTGTGAAAATATTGCCGCTTCAGTGTTACTGAAAGCATTAGTAAATTACTTTTAACACCTATATGTAAATGTTTAGTGCAGAATACAAAAGTATGTCTTATACACATTGCATGTTACAGGAGTGAAATGTGGTAAATATCTTGAGTAATGTTTTTTGGGATGCATAACAGTAAGGAAAATATTCCTTATTTCTATGCAACATGTTCCCATAATTATGTTGGTTACATTAGACAATTTGTTTTTCTCATTTCTAAAGACATGTATGTATTACTTTTTGTGGACTTACAGCACATTAACATTGCTCCTCTTGTATGCAGGCTGTACACATACTTATCTCACTTCAGCAGAAATACACCTCACTCTTGGATCAAATGAACTCGAGCGAAGAAAGTGCCATCTGGCAGGTGATCATTGGGGCACGTGTGCAGGTAATTCTGGAGTTTGCCAGATTGTGATTGACAGCCTACCTCCTTTCTAACCTGGAAATGCATTTGTTTGTTGCTATTGCGATAGCTTCATCAACTATTCGCTCGAGACAACAACAcaagacaagaactccattggGCGGTACATACACTTGTGTAAAATTAAAAACCAGATTGTGAGCAGCTGTCCTAAGTGGTTTGTGGAAGTtcgcattaaaaataataataataaaaggggaGGTGTAGgtttgctatataaaaaaaacacttgtcaCAACTACTTATTAATAAAAGCAATtcatatttattacataaaaataacacCAAAGTTTACAtattcatgtaaaaaataaaacaaataggtaCAGGGTGAAGCTCAAGAGTGAACAGTGGTAGCCATTTTATAAATTGTTACAGATAGTCAgcagatttttatatatatatatatatatatatatatatatatatatatatatatatatatatatatatatatatatatatatatatatatatataatgtatgagaAAGTTATACTGTAGGTGGATGTGAGATATAATAGTCTCAAATTACCGAATTGTCAGCTTTTAATGGTATAAACAAATAAGAGACGACCTCGCAATTCCAAACACCTACTACTGTTCACTCTTGAGCGTTACCTTGtgcctatatttttatatatgccgattatatttatttactttggtgttatttttatataataaatataaattgctTTTATTGATAAGTAGTTGCGACAATTGTTTTAATATAGTGTTGATTTCAATTTTCACAACCAGTTTCCAGTGCAATTCTATCccctttttctttgttttctaaATTGTCATCTCTGAGGCTCTGCCAATCACTGAACCGCGGTAGTTTGATAATATCTGGAAAAGCACAGATTCAATACTCTTGTAACACTGTGCATATCAAAACAGATAGTTTTGCTCGTAGTCTTCATGCTAAAATTACAAATctggcctcttttttttttttttatcgcatttTAGGTTATTCTATTGTTTTAATTTGCTTACTAGAAACCTGCTTAAAATACTTACTTttttgccaacatttcattttatttgcatCTTGTGCCACAAAAAAATGTTAGTCCACGCCAGCCCTCACATTGTGTGGGTCACAGTAATTGGATGATTGTTTTATACGACTACAAATTAATTTGACCATATTCTGCATATTGAATTTACTTTGGTTCTAGATGAAGAAGCTGGAGGAACAAAATCAGAAGTATGAGGCTTGCTGGATGCGTGCTGTGAGTCTATCAGAGATGGCGGCAGAAGCTGCTTACCAGGCTGGTAAGTACTCGCTGCAGCATTATATTGCCTTAAACTGTCAGAGTAGCTTAGCAGTACCTTTACAAAATTGTACCGTGCAAAGATGGTTGGTTGGACAAAAGGTTTTGTGCACAGCTTTGTCTGAGCATACCCTCTCTTAGGTGCAGCTTTGGAATGATCCTGAGTTTgtaagaggattttttttttttttctcccgagtccatctgggggacactgctaccatggggttgtatgagagCACATGGAGTTGTCAGTAAATAGCTAACACCTAagcttgctgctgactcctcccctttgcGACCCCTACCTACCTCAATGTAATACTAAAGCACCAAGGAAGGGAAATCCCACAACCACCACCAACAGCAGAGAAGCAAAAGCGagatttaatgtaagtacaaaaatcttttttttccccatcatccactctgggggacactgatcCTAAGGAGGGGTTGCTCTGATAGCACGGCTCGCAGAACCCTGTGGCCAAAACTGGCGCCAGAAGACATTGAATTGGTAAAATCGGGTGAATGTGTGGACAGAGTAACAGGTGGCCGCCCGACAAAGCTGATCCGCGGAGGCCCCATGACGTGCAGCCAGAGGCCCCCACCGAACGTGTGGGGCACAGGATGGCCCACACTCACATAAGCCTGGTTAATCGTAGACTTAATCCAGCGGGCAATGGATTGCTGGCCATCCATGCTTGTGGGAATCAAAGAGAACAAAGAGAGAGACGGTCTTACAACAAACTGAGAGCCTATCGACATAAATCCTTAATGCCCTGACAACATCCAGAGACGTCGAAGAGGAGGGCCTTGAAGAAGACAGTCCCTCCCGAAAGGCTGGAACCTCAATAGCCTGATTTATGTCCAAACAGAGACCACGTTTGGACGGAAGGAAGGGTACCGTCTGTGGAACAAAAGGTAAGGAACCCTGCATAATAAAATCCCAAGTTCCAACAACCTGCGCTCAGAAGAAGCCAGCAAGAATGCCACCTTCCACGTCAAAAAACGAAAATCGGCTGAATCCAGAGGCTCAAAAGGAGCCATTTGAAGAACATCAAGAACCAGGTTAAAGTCCCAGGGAGCAAAAGGCAGGACATAAGGAGGTTGAACATGCAGCACCCCCTGAAGAAAGGTACATACGTCCGGTAAGATAGCTAGACGATGCTGAAAAAAAACAGACCGTGCAGAGACTTGAACTTTTAGAGAACTAAGACGAAGCACCGTTTTCAAACTATCTTGTTGGAAGGCGAGGAACCTGGCCATCCTAAAAGATTCTGGATTGTAAGACTTGCGCTCGCATCATTGGACATAGGTCCGCCACACTTCTGTGGTAGATGCGTGCCAAAACAAGTTTTCTGGCCCTCATCAGAGTCTCAACTACTCTAGTAGAGAACCCCTTGGACTGCCAGGGACCAgcctcaacagccacgccgttaaagctAACCGAGGTAAGTCCGGATGATGAAATGGCCCTTGTCTGAGAAGGTTGGGTATTAGGGGAAGGGCCCAACctggcttttctgccattaaCTGGATGTTGGCATACCAAACACGCCTGGGCCAATTTGGTTCCACAAGAATTACTGGAAGACCTCCCAACTTTATGTGCCTGAGGATGCACGGAATCATGGAAATTGGCGGAAAGAGGTACCACAATTGAAATTCCCACCGCATGGTTATCTAGTCCACTGCAACTGCCAAGAAGTCCCTGGTTCTTGCGCAGAAACTCGGAAAAACCTGAGGGTGCAATGAACACTCTTGTGGGAGGATTGCATGCCTGCAGAGGTAATCCACCTCCTTTGTGCACCCTAGACATGAACACTGCCGAAACAAAGGTCTCCGTCCACGAAAATGTCTGAGCCGCCACTTGTATGGCTGTGGCATTGTTGGATTCAAGGAAGACTGGTTTCCTCTGTATGAGGGATTGAGCTCCCTGGAGGGCTAGGAGCATAGCTTTTAGTTCGAGAACATTTATCGGTGGAAGAGCCTCCTTGCCAGTCCAAAGATCTTGAAGATGAAGCTGGAGTACTACCGCTCCCCATTCCCGcagactggcatctgtggttACCAGAGCCCGGGACCATGGGACGAAGGATCACCCTGTCGTAAAACGGCTATGAACTGGCCGCCAATGAGTCTCCGTGGAGAGTGTGAACCATTGGGATTCAAGATGAAAAGGGAATCCTGACCACTGACTCGGTAGATCCCACTGGAAGTTGCGAGGGTGGAACCGACCATATGAAGAGTTTTGAAGGTCGACACCATCTACCCCAGAACCTTTATAGTGCATGGAAGGACAAGGGTTATTGAGAATTGACCATATGGAAAGTTATAGAGAGCGAACCTACTGTTCTGGTAGAAAGATCCTTTGAAGTATGGTGTCTATAAGAAGACCTACGATCATCCTTTTGAGAAGGAACCAGCTGGGATTTGGGATAACTAATTATCCAACGGTTCTGTTCCAGGATCTGGATGGAAAGAGTCAGATGCTGTTCCAATAGGTGGTGAATCTATGAGGCCTTGATGAGTAAATCGTCCAAGTAAGGGACAATGTTTACCCCCAGAGCACACAAACGTACCGCCATAATCTTCGTGAAGACTCTCAGGGTGGTGGAGCAGGTCCCAAGATATCTATTATATCCTATGCACATGATCCCCAAGCCCCAATTGTCTTGAGATGATGCCGCCCACTGATCTATGAATAACGGcagacaaccccccccccttccccccccccccccccccacagccgcGAGGTGAAGAGGAGTCCCGTCATGCCGACGGCTTGTCCGAGACCTTGGAAGTCTTTTGGAATAGAAACTTCTGTCTTTGTGGGATTGTCCCCGGATCCAAGGGGTCTGCCCCTATTAGAGGACTGGTCCTTTCTGGTCAAATTCCCACAAAAGGACTGTCGAGAAGAACCAAACATCAGGTGGTTTGGGAACATTCACTGGCAGTAAGGTACTCTTACCCCCGTTGCCCGACTAATCATGTTGTCCAATTTCGGGCCGATAAGGACCGACCCAGAATATGGCAATGCTTCTAAAGACTTTGATTCCACATCTGCATCCCATGAACAAAGCTAAAGAACCTCCTGGCAGCCTCCGCTGAAGATGAAATGGAGGCTGCGTTTTGAGCCACTTCATAAAGATGACCTGAAGCTTCCATCAAGTGTAGCACTATGGGAAGTAATTCAGAATCCTGCAAACCTGACACCAACCGGTCAGCCCAAGATTTCAtagctctagcaacccaagcagATGAGAACAAGGTCCTGAGTGCGGTACTGGCCACAATAAAGATGGCCTTGAGAAAACCTTTTATCCTTCGGTCCATGGGATCCTGAAGTATCAGCTGAGCTGAGTATCGGCAAGGTTGTATGGTGGGCCACCGGAGTGTCCACCCTGGGTAATTGTTCCCACCGTGCCACCTCTTGTTCCTGCAGGAGATAAAGTGTAGCAAACCTGTGAGGTATAGAAAATTTCCTGTCCAGTTGCTTTCAGGCAGATTCCGCTATGTTAATTCCGCAGATTGTGGAAAGCAAACCGTCTTAGGCTTCCTGCGTTTGGATAATCCCTGCTCCGAGGATCCCTGGTCTTAAAATTCCACAAAGTCCAGAGTCTGATGTACTGCCAGCACCAAGTACTGTATTGCCTGATTTCTGCCATTCTCATCCCAGTTAGTCGGAGTCTTCCACTAGTTCCCCCTCTGAATCAGAACTAAAGAAGTGTGAGAAAGCCGTGAACACTTAGCCCTAACCGCCTAGAGTTTAGGGGAATCAAGGAACCTATTCAGGTGGTCCAAACGTTTCCCTAGAGAAGATGACTAGGCGGGTTCAGCCTGCAAAACCTGAGAGGAGGGAAAGAGAACCTGAGGTccgtcccccctccccttcatgaTATCTGAGGCCATTATAGTGACCACCTCTAGTGACATGAGGAAGAGGTTGCATTTGAGGGCGCTGTAATGGCCGTGGACTCTGCTTGTCGGTTAATAAGCTAAGAGAGAAGGGAATACAGAACAAGCATTCACAACCGAGTGTACTTGTTTTGAACCTTGCTAAGAGCCCCAAAACAGTAAAGGTAATGTTTGTGTTAAGAAAGATGTCTCGGGCACTGAACAACTAGCTACTGTAGTAAACTGTCCTAAAATGCATATAGAGTCCAATATAGAATACCCTATGTGCCCATGACCCAACACAGACTTTATAGTATTATAGAGTATTCGTCAAATGTCTAGAAATGTCTTAGCTGAATGAGGCCAAGGAATTGCAAGGAAGACAGAGATGGTGCGTTCGTGAGGTCTGCAAGAAGTCCATCTCTCTGTAAGTTATGGTGCATATGTGTCTCCCCACACTGAAAGAGTGCTGCGTAGTCTCCAGGAAGGATCCTGTCACTGTCCTGATGTATCTGCTCCTTTGATATCGCTATCCCTGCTTTCCTGTTACGTCCACCTCTATGAGGATAAGTGTTGCCGGCAGCACTAATCCTCCACTAATCAACTAAAGTCGAGCAATACCTAAACAGCCCAACTCCGTGGCACTTAAATAATTAACTAggcttgctgctgactcctcacctcagttttgtttaagtgccaactccaagcgCCCTCATTCaatcccatggtagcagtgtcccccagagtggatgatggagaaaaatgattttTCTACCATGTTAAATCCTTTTAACTAATTCCAATTGGGGAACACTACGATTCCACTTCTTACACTTATTATTAAGTTCTGACTGCTTGTTTAGAGTGTGAGGTATTTTGGTTCTTGATTTCTTACTTTTACCCTGTCctttgagggctttgtaagtttTAAAATTGGAGTAGTTATGTGCTACAGCGGGAAAGGGATTCAAAGCTTTGTAAAATTGTGACCCCCTAAGTGCGCAGCTCCTGAGAAGGCCTGTATATCCCCATGATaagtgtcccccagatgaaatCGGATAAAtggatttaatatatatattttttttttttttgttatcataaaaagtatttatattatgattgTTTATTAGTAAGGCACCACAAAATAGCACACAGCATAAAATTGTTCTGACGTGCAGTAAAAATTCATCTTTTAAGACATTGGAAAGCTTTTCTAAACAAAATGCATCTTTGTAATCTGTAGGTGCAGATCAAGCCTCTGTGACAGTACGAAATCACATCCAGTTGGTGCAGACACAAGTACAGGAGAGCCGTGAACATGCACTGAAGGCAGAGGCCTTGCTGGCTGCCTCTCAGTGTGAGGAGATCAGGAAAACAATTGTAGAGGATAAAAGCCATCCCCCGGATGGAGACAGCCCAATAAACAGTCTTTCAGACGTAGAGGAGATTCCTGAAGCGTATCTGCGTGAAGATTAAATCATTTTCTTCAAGTACTGTGGATCACATGTGTATTAATGATCGAGACAGTGCCTATGTGGAAGTCCctgcctaaaaaaaaaataggaaacagGAGACCTCCTCAAACAGAAACCCCTTCCACCCACCTTTTGtgtataaatgaaaaacaatagTCGGTGACTGCATACCCTGGAGTTGAAGAATAATGACCCATATTACCTATTCATCAATCTTAAGTGAACAGCAAGAAGATCTGTACCACAAAGCAGACAGCTGTCAGTGATCGTCCTCTTGTTTTTAGTGCTACTTCACTCAGCAGAAATAAACTGTTCTCACCCTTTATATAATGCCT
The Mixophyes fleayi isolate aMixFle1 chromosome 1, aMixFle1.hap1, whole genome shotgun sequence DNA segment above includes these coding regions:
- the DIABLO gene encoding diablo IAP-binding mitochondrial protein; translated protein: MAALSRRVLWSVSYLLRQTFPIIHKGHFLNLFKGSWRQVLSVGIGTSLCAVPVGQRSDPLLSNESLIRRAASLVTDSTHTFLSQTTYALIESLTEYTKAVHILISLQQKYTSLLDQMNSSEESAIWQVIIGARVQMKKLEEQNQKYEACWMRAVSLSEMAAEAAYQAGADQASVTVRNHIQLVQTQVQESREHALKAEALLAASQCEEIRKTIVEDKSHPPDGDSPINSLSDVEEIPEAYLRED